The Peribacillus simplex genome contains a region encoding:
- a CDS encoding AI-2E family transporter — protein MSIRLKWFYRLGFLLLLFFVIYIFMKLKPMWGPAVTVCVTVLLPFLIGAFISYLLHPVVEYLNEKGMRRWLSITIIYLLFFGGIGFAVYKGIPVIVSQVRELSESVPELVEQYRGRIDKLNHQTAAWPFGIHERFEEGVTLFEGWLKRIPEKAMEYAMKMIDFIVLIALIPFIAFYILKDFTVLKKMAWYMTPKKWRKQGRAFVRDVDASLGGYIRGQIIVCVVIGLISSLLFWIVGMKYPLLLGAIIGITNVIPYFGPIIGAIPAVVIAATMSVKMVLIIAVIVLVLQFLEGNILSPLIVGKSLHMHPLFIMLALLAGGEIGGIVGMVLSIPILAVLKVFVLHARVHFRKKPPLIDK, from the coding sequence GTGAGTATTCGTTTAAAGTGGTTTTATCGCCTGGGTTTTTTATTGCTCTTATTTTTCGTTATCTATATTTTTATGAAACTTAAGCCCATGTGGGGACCTGCCGTTACTGTATGCGTGACGGTATTGCTGCCTTTTTTGATTGGTGCGTTCATCAGTTACTTGCTGCACCCTGTAGTGGAATATTTAAATGAAAAAGGAATGCGTCGCTGGCTTTCGATTACGATCATCTATTTGTTGTTTTTTGGAGGGATCGGCTTTGCTGTCTATAAAGGTATTCCCGTGATCGTAAGCCAGGTTCGCGAGCTGTCGGAAAGCGTGCCGGAACTGGTTGAACAGTACCGGGGCAGGATCGATAAGCTCAATCATCAAACGGCTGCATGGCCGTTCGGGATTCATGAAAGATTCGAGGAAGGTGTCACCCTTTTCGAAGGTTGGCTGAAGCGCATTCCTGAAAAGGCGATGGAGTATGCAATGAAGATGATAGATTTCATCGTCCTGATTGCGTTGATTCCATTCATTGCTTTTTATATCCTGAAAGATTTCACTGTGTTAAAAAAAATGGCATGGTATATGACCCCGAAAAAATGGCGCAAGCAGGGGCGGGCATTCGTTCGTGATGTGGATGCGTCGCTTGGCGGCTATATCCGCGGACAAATCATCGTTTGTGTCGTGATCGGTTTGATTTCCTCGCTGCTCTTCTGGATAGTCGGAATGAAATATCCGCTTCTATTGGGGGCGATAATCGGAATAACGAATGTCATCCCGTATTTCGGGCCGATTATCGGGGCCATTCCTGCAGTGGTCATCGCCGCGACAATGTCAGTTAAAATGGTGTTGATCATCGCGGTCATCGTGCTCGTACTTCAATTTCTTGAGGGAAATATCCTGTCGCCGTTAATAGTCGGTAAAAGCCTCCATATGCATCCGCTGTTCATCATGCTTGCATTATTGGCCGGGGGCGAAATAGGCGGTATCGTGGGCATGGTCCTTTCGATTCCCATCTTGGCTGTGTTGAAAGTTTTTGTGCTCCATGCCCGCGTTCACTTTAGAAAGAAGCCGCCGCTTATTGACAAATA
- a CDS encoding PRC-barrel domain-containing protein: protein MDQQWKTFQHIYFQQERDNKNVRKGGMTLRTFSLLKGMPIFTNKGERIGTVHDLSISEMGQVTGLVVHQQALFKRAFHLKLDDISTFGPDGIVIGQQDSTLSKMPADSICLSKDELLGRMLFSEMGEELGLLQDVYFKEKMGTIIAYETTDGFFSESTVIKSKQPPALGKDTIIVSVYEQ, encoded by the coding sequence TTGGACCAACAATGGAAAACCTTTCAGCACATCTATTTTCAGCAGGAAAGAGATAATAAAAATGTTCGGAAAGGCGGGATGACCTTGCGGACGTTTTCTTTATTGAAAGGAATGCCGATTTTTACAAACAAAGGAGAAAGAATCGGCACGGTCCACGATTTATCAATTTCGGAAATGGGACAGGTAACAGGGCTGGTCGTTCATCAGCAAGCATTGTTCAAAAGGGCTTTTCATCTGAAACTTGACGATATTTCAACATTCGGTCCAGATGGAATCGTGATCGGGCAACAAGATTCAACCTTAAGTAAAATGCCTGCGGATTCCATTTGCTTATCGAAGGACGAGTTATTGGGACGCATGCTTTTTTCAGAAATGGGCGAAGAGCTTGGATTACTGCAGGATGTATATTTCAAGGAGAAAATGGGCACGATTATAGCGTATGAAACAACGGATGGATTTTTCTCTGAGTCGACAGTGATAAAATCAAAACAGCCGCCTGCATTAGGGAAGGATACCATCATTGTTTCAGTTTATGAACAGTGA